Sequence from the Rutidosis leptorrhynchoides isolate AG116_Rl617_1_P2 chromosome 3, CSIRO_AGI_Rlap_v1, whole genome shotgun sequence genome:
ccttaacagttgcttgttcaacgctttcctttacaaccggacggtagtttaccgaaaggtaatatacggagcaagtatactggacgtgttgctttcccaatacaaggttagtaagtgggtgacacaaaaccgcaagttttgagctaaaattttaaaatctgaaacccacaaaacccacaaaacattttgcaaataccggtgaagggttattccggaaaacttatctagggtaaaagctagaatgaattttcaaaagatcaaatgttttcacaaagatccaatttccttaaaggatctaaattttcatagtcatgtgggactgtaaaccacatcgttactatcattgtttataccgccgtattaaaataactgatgtataaagtgtgagaataaaaaagtgattcgagtgaagtgtgatttaatttcaagttctgtattacttgaggacaagcaacgttcaagtgtggggatatttgataatgctaaaaaggaacatatatttagtatcaatatccttccaatatgtaaagcttttagttactattgttctatttttatgtaataatcatttaaataaataagtgcgaagacgaaagaagaaaacgacgatttaaagatgcaaatgaccaaaaagctcaaatgtacaagatataattcaagtggttcaatttattgataagaaacgcctaaaaatgacaagagtacaagccgcgaaacgcaaagtacaagatatctaagtgtacgaaaaggcgttcgaaaatccgaaactgagacataaatcgagcatcaacgtacaactcaacggagctaaaattacaagtcaactatgcacaagaatataatatatatatatatatatatatatatatatatatatatatataattatataaaattatatattattatattatgaaattcagcagcccacgtttaactcaatttggtgagctggaatccgaagctccgcactcgcggagctgtaaggcacaaaacctccgcactcgcggagctgtacagttcaaagtgggcctataaaagccaacgaattctgCTCGATTCATACACAccttttctatctatctctctgatcaatctatatatatatatatatatatatatatatatatatatatatatatatatatatatatatatataatttatatttaatttcaattttaattttaattttaattttaattttaataataaggttattgtaagaaatgttttacgatttttaaagtcggaactctgtccgtgtaacgctacgcgataaataatcactgtaagctatgttcttccttttttaattaatgtatcgtaactaagttattattatgcttatttgatccgaagtaatcgtgatgttgggctaaatattaagacggggttattaaactttgtaccataattagggtttggacaaaagaccgacacttgtgaacattggactatggactattaataaatggggggtattgtctaattgaatgacaactcattggaatctgtcgaacctatcttcaaattagttaatctaataattattaaattgattacgaatgtcctatttagtgacgtttatacgacatcgtttaaaatcatctaattaatcaattggattcgaTAATTTATTATTCactatggccaagtgaataaattaatgtatcatggactaattaaaacaggggtggattacatacaaggataattggtgtaattgttaacaaagtattaaaaccttggattacacgcagtcgataacctggtgtaattattaaacaaagtattaaaaccttgttacagtttgaatccctaattagttggaatatttgacttcgggaataaggttaatttgacgagcattttataattatgaccgatggactattatggacaaaaaccaagtaggtatcaaataatccaggacaaaggacaattaacccaggataacaaataaaaataaaaatgtcaaacatcatggttacggaagtttaaataagcataattgttttattatatttctcatcgtatttttaattactgtcattttattattcgcaattttatatatcgtcattgttatttattttacgcattttatttatcgtcatttattttatgctttaaattaaattgtatttatatttaatattttacattaggttttaattgtgacttaagttttaaaatcgacaaaccggtcattaaacggtaaaacccccctttataataataataatacttatatatatatatatatatatatatatatatatatattatatatatttatttatttatttatacaaatatagtttaaaatatatatagcgttaaactcagctagctccctgtggaacgaaccggacttactaaaaactacactactctacgattaggtacactgcctataagtgttgtagcaaggtttaggtatatcccatctatataaataaataaaacttgtatcatattacgccgtatttcatattaaaaataatactatttcgtactacacctcgcataacatcaagtttacatcatctttaccaaattttgaccatcataacactagtgcaagtctaagataagtagcacaactcatttaagtattgcaagtagtttgatgaaccaaagttacatcaagatcttagatccgacacacacaagagttataaaagtaatattaagctacaaacttgaaagtaaactaaataatcaagatcataagttgtagaacttagatcttagatagatcttaaagatcctagactagaaagtctagatctagtgttcttaagttagatcctaagttataatacttggatctttactttaatgaaatcataagttatgaaacttagattttcatcttgaaaagtgtatgcaagctcataagctcttgtttacaacaaaattagaagatcataagctatagaaacttagatccaacacaagtatgtgaagttataactagaaagttatacttccatgttcttgaacttataaatttaacttttagtttcaagaaatatgagatcaagattaactagtaatacttgaccaaattaacaacatttcaagtttaaagtacataaaatgaagaaataaattaaatctacaagtaacaagttcatggttgttcatactttaaagattcaagccaaggctttgatctttaagaaagtaaaccttaagtttacaaacatggatacaagtatgattttaaaactcatgaactttaaatcttttaaagcattaaatgtagaaccataaactaacaagtttaggttcttgttcttggttcttcatcaaataaaagatggaagaaaacaagatttatgaagatacaaactaacaagtttgatctttaatcaacacaacaataagtaactagtaaatgatgatgatggaacttgaatttaaaagaaagaaaagaaagaaaataagtttattacttacaaagttttgagagaaaaaaagagagaaaaagagaagtgtgtaagtatgtgtgtgtaaggAATGAAGTATATAAGTGAAtaagtaatcaaatttttttttttgaactcttCCTTACATCTCCCAAAACTCATGGCCAAGCTCTCCAAAGGgagggagggggggggggggggtgtcaAGACTTACTTTCATGTGTTGGAGATTGGTGTAAGCTaaaaatggtattaaagttaaatggtgtgGGAAAAAGGAGTGTAAGTatgcatgtaactagattcctcacTAAGCTAATTAATCTAGTTGTATCTTAATGCAATACTTGCATAAAAATGGGCTaacttagtccattaagtgtgtagggtgggcttccaagtccatgtacataaataaaagcccaagtccaagtaagtaacaaattaaataaacaaagcccaagaaattaactagtaacattagttgattaaaaatgattaataataattaatcatgaatgtaaataatattcgaaaatattattcgtgaaacgtATGTGTGTCACAAAAACAAAGTGGGCatgtaaagttaaatacggtaacaagtaacacgtataagaacacgtttattaaaatgcaagcattaataataaattattaataattaaacgttggaaaaatccagggtcgttacaccgaCCTATTGGACTAAAATGGGTATACAAAATTAAAAGGAATGCAAAAGGAAATGTCACACGACATAAAGCACGGCTATTTGCCAAAGGCTACATCCAAACACATGGTGTAGACTTTGACGAGGTATTCACACCCGTAGCTAGACTTGAGACTGTTAGAGTTATTCTAGCTTTGGCAGCCCAAAGAGGGTGAGATGTTCATCACCTAGATGTTAAAACAACATTTCTACACGGTGACCTTAAGAAAGAAGTCTTTGTATCTCAACCAGAAGGATTTGTGATAAATGGGAAGGAACAAAAGGTGTACAGACTGTCAAAGGCTCTCTATGGCTTGAAGCAAGCCCCACGTGCTTAGAATACAAAATTATATGGAGTTCTAAAGGAATATGGATTTCAAAGGTGTAAGCTTGAACAAGCTGTATACACAAAAAGAACACAAGAAGGATCACTTTTGGTAgaaatttatgttgatgatttgATTGTAACGGGTAATAACCCGGAAAAAATTAAACAATTCAAAAGGCAAATGGAAGATAAATTCTAGATGAGTGATCTGGGCTTACTTTCTTATTATCTCGGACTCGAAGTAATACAAGGCATAGATGGAATAAAAATTCATCAATCAAGATATGCTAAAAGAATCCTAGAGGAATCAGGAATGTGGGAGTGCAATTCCACCAAATATCCAATGGGACCAGGTCTGAAGTTGATGAAAGATGATGGCAGTACATGTGTTGATGCAACTGAATACCGAAAAACAATTGGATGTCTTTGGTATTTAACTCATACAAGGCCGGATCTTGCATACTCGGTGggatatgcaagtaggtatatgcaAACTCCTAAAATTACTCATCTTCAAGCTGTTAAGCAAATTCTCATGTACTTGAAAGGTACAGTAGACGTTGGTATTCACTATCGAAGGAATGGTAGCAATAACCTACTTGGATTTAGCGACAGCAGCTTCTCGGTGGACCCAGATGATGGAAAGGGTACTACTGGATTAGTGTTCTACTTTGATGATGGACCTATTGCTTGAAATTCACAAAAACAACAAACAGTGGCCTTATCATCCTGCGAAGCAGAATTTATGGCTACTACTGCAGCAGCTTGTCAAGCAATATGGTTAAGGGGACTCTTAGCTGAAATAACTAGAAGAAAAGAAGAACAAGTTGTGATCAAAGTTGATAATAAGTCAGCAATATCATTGATGAAAAATCCAGTATTTCATGGAAGAAGTAAGCATATCGACACACAGTATCATTACATACGAGAGTGTGTTGAAATGGAGAAGATTAAAGTTGAACACATCAGCGGTGATCAACAACGGGCTGATATTCTTACAAAAGTATTGCCGAAGTTAAAGTTTGCTGAAATGAGAGAGATTCTTGGGGTTCCAAGGATTGAAGACTCAAAGAAATAAATGATGACTCAAGGTCAagatggggggggggggggagggattgttggaccaatcttgacataaagtaatagttagaggtttattttgtgaaattatatcTCAAATGGATTTGAGGAGGTGGAACGTGTGACCGGAGAATAAGTGGGCTAGCCGTCATTGTTTTCAATTTTGCTTCTTCCTTGATTACTTCTAATATATTCTAGACTTTATTATCCTAGATTATTCTAGACATGCTTAATGGACACGATCAATCAACTATAAATAAGGATAGTTGCTCTATGAGAGGATTGTATTAAGAGTTTTTCTATAATTGGAGAAGGTTTTCCAGTACGTTCTTGTTCTTAAATTTTACTATTCTGTTTTATAATCTGGTACCAATTTCttcaatttttaatattatttatatttatattaatatttttttatattattataattatattattatattgttgTTAAATGGATtgttaaatattaaattttgtttaaTATCTTTCAAATCTTGGTATAAAAGATTTGAACAAAATTGTTGGGTTTGTAATCCTAATATTACTGATTGTGTTTATATTTGTGAATTATTCATAGGACAAATGTGTAACAAGTTGCTAAAGTCAGATAGTATTAATTTGAAAGAGAAAAGAAGCTGAGGATCAGAAAATATCACCTTAAAACTTCCTTGGGTAGAAGTTGTTTACATTGGAAGAGGAGGGGCTTATGTGTAAATGTGAGTTGGCTTTCAAATTTTTGTTCtgtacttttttttttcttcaggaAAGATGTCAAAGTAAGTTTAACGAGGTTAGGTCCTCCATCCTCATCTTGTTTAGATCCTAGTCTGCCCCTGAATTTATATGTACACTGTCACTTCATAACAACTAATGTATGTTATACCATCTGTCGATTGAAATGAAATGAATTCTGCTTTAGATATATCTTCAAAGTAATGAACAAAGTTGTCTTGGAGAATATTAAAGCTTGATGGTAAATTGTTGTTATGAATGGATATATCTCATATCTGTAGTTAAGTTGGATTAACAGAAATACAGTTGTGCTGCACAACTTGTGCATGCATCTCGTGTCACTTTAATATGAAGAGAAAATTATTCGTGTATAGAAGAAATGGAAAAAGAAGGCTCTTCCCGGACAGACTGATATTCATTTATGTTACAACACTTGATAGAAAATAAAACTAAACAGTCACTTAAGTTTAGATTAATAAATATTCAATGGAATTTCTTGATCCAGAAGGTCGATTTGTTCTTGGATCCTCTGTTTCTCCATATATCTGTAGTATGGCACTTAATTTTAGTaaataagtaatattgtaattgtaattgtctgTCGTTAAGTTGTAGACATAATATTTGTGTTTCATATTGTTATCCAATTTTGAACTGCATATGTCCCTTGTTGACACAAATACTAGAAGTATCTAACTAGAAGTTGGGaaatgttgccgattgatgtttaccctcgggaaataatccctgcagacccggatcacAGATATAGAAATCTGTGGGGTGGTTTGATCAATCTTAGTCCGCTGAGCGTTGAGCTACtaaccggatgacttctagtgagagaaaatactatgtgagagagaaaggtgaaatctctgGTCCAAGTTATCAgagtgtctgaatgtgtaaaatgatgacccaaggggtctatttatagtgatatatTCACCGGAgtactcggggacacgtgtcagatgatgctgcattctgttattcgtgatccgagatTTACGCTGGATGTGACGCTCTCCgatcagggcttaagcgctaggcggccttcagggcttacgcatgacaaaggcagcctgcacagcggagaacgctggacggacagtttcacaaaactgttgttcccagtgttcctgatgctaatttcatgcgaatattatgcctttatgtgtgtatacgataggatacaccattaagtccctcaGTTTAATGACTTAAACGTTTGAAAAAgggttaagttgttaaacttttgctaACACAACCCAAACAAGTCTTCACATTTCTCATTTGCATTGGAGAAAACGTTATAGATAATGATGACAAACGAATTTTACTGACATTGTGATGATTATTTTTAAATGGTTGAAACActtcacgcgcctccagctgtaaaaaacgTTTCTTCGTACTCAACGTTTAAACTTGTCCATACACGTGTCACGATCGTGTCCATAAAAATGCATTGATGAGTTCCTATATTAACCGCCATAaccttttaccttcacttttttaccGTTGTTCAAGATCTACAAAGCATATTTCTGCAcaaatcttcatcgctttcttcaagctatattttcaactttttaaggtttttcatCTTTCAAGGTTAGTTACACTTCATTTCACTGTTATTTCTTATTAACTTGTCATTTTCACATTATTACCATGGCTTCTGTGTCGAGTACTGGCCAAGAAAACGTAGAGCTTTCCACTTCAGAAACAACTGACCTTCCTGAGGTTAGTACGATTGCATCATCACTATCTGAGAATCACTTTGACGGTTTGAAGATTGCTTTTCATCATTTAAATCAATACAACCCTATTCTTCCTACTACCAGTCAAAGGGCCAACAAACCTCCTGCCggtaaaat
This genomic interval carries:
- the LOC139900740 gene encoding uncharacterized mitochondrial protein AtMg00810-like, which produces MSDLGLLSYYLGLEVIQGIDGIKIHQSRYAKRILEESGMWECNSTKYPMGPGLKLMKDDGSTCVDATEYRKTIGCLWYLTHTRPDLAYSVGYASRYMQTPKITHLQAVKQILMYLKGTVDVGIHYRRNGSNNLLGFSDSSFSVDPDDGKGTTGLVFYFDDGPIA